One window from the genome of Mumia sp. ZJ1417 encodes:
- the lnt gene encoding apolipoprotein N-acyltransferase → MVAGLIVSCGFAPLEQAWLVWPGLVLFVVALRGATPALGAWLGWVFGTSFLLVLLNWVLVFDVPGAYVALAAFEGLFYAGFGAVFAVLVRHRAWPLLGALAWMAAEMLRSLLPFGGFPWGRLAFAAVDTPLAPLARWLGVSVLSGAVFLTAALVVWAFTRRSAGAGRVRRLVVGAVSIAAVFALGAVLPVGLAGEGRSLQIAVIQGDVPGTGAQWYGEQREVLENHVRVTSQYAARVHAGELPQPDMVLWPENASDIDPITDVAAGEMIAGAARDVGAPILVGAILDGPSDGTAYNASVVWDPETGPGDQYVKQHLVPWGEYVPMRGFSEWLVPLLAEEVPRDMLSGDESGAVRIGDGVVGTMTCFDVVFDSLVRDAVLDGAEMLVVQTNNATFTGTPQPEQQWQISRLRAIESGRYVAVPSTNGISGVIGPDGSVQATAPEQEPAYLSEEVQVATSVTTGTRFGVWIERASLLVVGAVLAVGMLRRKVRRR, encoded by the coding sequence GTGGTCGCGGGGCTGATCGTCTCCTGCGGCTTCGCGCCCCTCGAGCAGGCCTGGCTCGTGTGGCCCGGTCTCGTCCTCTTCGTTGTGGCCCTTCGCGGGGCGACCCCGGCTCTCGGCGCCTGGCTCGGATGGGTCTTCGGTACGTCCTTCCTGCTCGTGCTGCTCAACTGGGTCCTGGTCTTCGACGTGCCGGGCGCCTATGTCGCGCTGGCCGCGTTCGAGGGACTGTTCTACGCGGGGTTCGGCGCGGTGTTCGCCGTCCTCGTACGCCACCGCGCGTGGCCGCTGCTTGGCGCGCTCGCGTGGATGGCCGCCGAGATGCTGCGCAGCCTCCTGCCGTTCGGCGGGTTCCCGTGGGGGCGGCTGGCCTTCGCCGCCGTCGACACCCCGCTCGCCCCGCTGGCGCGGTGGCTCGGCGTTTCTGTGCTGTCGGGCGCGGTGTTCCTCACGGCCGCGCTCGTCGTGTGGGCCTTCACGCGCCGCAGCGCCGGCGCGGGCCGCGTACGCCGCCTCGTCGTCGGTGCGGTCTCGATCGCCGCGGTGTTCGCGCTGGGAGCGGTGCTGCCCGTCGGACTCGCGGGGGAGGGGCGCTCGCTCCAGATCGCCGTCATCCAGGGAGACGTCCCCGGCACCGGCGCGCAGTGGTACGGCGAGCAGCGCGAGGTCCTCGAAAACCACGTGCGCGTGACCTCGCAGTATGCGGCGCGGGTGCACGCGGGCGAGCTGCCGCAGCCCGACATGGTGCTGTGGCCCGAGAACGCCTCTGACATCGACCCGATCACGGACGTGGCCGCGGGCGAGATGATCGCCGGCGCCGCACGCGATGTCGGCGCGCCGATCCTCGTCGGCGCCATCCTTGACGGCCCCAGCGACGGCACCGCGTACAACGCCTCCGTCGTCTGGGACCCGGAGACCGGGCCCGGTGACCAGTACGTCAAGCAGCACCTCGTGCCCTGGGGCGAGTACGTGCCGATGCGGGGCTTCTCGGAGTGGCTCGTGCCGCTGCTCGCGGAGGAGGTCCCGCGCGACATGCTCTCCGGCGACGAGTCGGGCGCGGTGCGGATCGGCGACGGCGTGGTCGGGACGATGACGTGCTTCGACGTCGTGTTCGACAGCCTCGTCCGCGACGCGGTCCTCGACGGTGCGGAGATGCTCGTCGTGCAGACCAACAACGCGACGTTCACCGGCACGCCGCAGCCGGAGCAGCAGTGGCAGATCTCGCGCCTGCGGGCGATCGAGTCCGGCCGATACGTGGCCGTGCCGTCGACGAACGGGATCAGCGGAGTGATCGGTCCGGACGGTAGCGTGCAGGCGACGGCGCCGGAGCAAGAGCCGGCGTACCTCTCCGAAGAGGTCCAGGTCGCGACCTCGGTCACCACGGGGACACGGTTCGGCGTGTGGATCGAGCGTGCCTCGCTCCTCGTGGTCGGCGCTGTCCTGGCCGTGGGGATGCTGCGGCGGAAGGTGCGACGCCGGTGA